A section of the Saccharopolyspora gregorii genome encodes:
- the manA gene encoding mannose-6-phosphate isomerase, class I → MELLRNAVRPYAWGSRTAIADLLGRPVPTPHPEAELWMGAHPGDPSKLVRPDGSEESLLDLLDADPAHHLGEVCTDRWGSRLPFLLKVLAANEPLSLQAHPSAEQAAEGFEREERAGIPRNAPNRNYPDPTAKPELVCALTEFHALAGFREAHRTVRLLGELDVPTLRPHTALLAAQPDADGLRALFTTWITLPEHYLRGLLPELLDACVRHVREHGEFALECRTVLELGEAYPNDAGVLASLLLNRLVLQPGEAIYLPAGNLHAYLQGTGVEILANSDNILRCGLTPKHVDVPELLRVLDFTCGDMRVHKGESLDGNLTVYQTPAEEFRLSRVDWSPANSTAVRLDSDGPQILLCTKGALRLTAQRPGAEPAELELGKGQSVWLAASDPAVLASPVCPDGTAQVFRAAAGT, encoded by the coding sequence GTGGAGTTACTGCGGAACGCGGTGCGCCCCTACGCGTGGGGCTCGCGTACCGCCATCGCCGATCTGCTCGGCCGGCCCGTTCCCACTCCGCACCCCGAGGCAGAACTGTGGATGGGCGCGCACCCGGGCGACCCGTCGAAGCTGGTGCGCCCGGACGGCAGCGAGGAATCGCTGCTGGACCTGCTCGACGCGGACCCGGCGCACCACCTCGGCGAGGTGTGCACCGACCGGTGGGGCAGCAGGCTGCCGTTCCTGCTCAAGGTGCTCGCCGCGAACGAGCCGCTGAGCCTGCAGGCGCACCCGTCCGCGGAACAGGCCGCGGAAGGCTTCGAGCGGGAGGAGCGCGCGGGCATCCCGCGCAACGCGCCGAACCGGAACTACCCGGACCCCACGGCGAAGCCGGAGCTGGTCTGCGCGCTCACCGAGTTCCACGCGCTCGCCGGTTTCCGGGAGGCGCACCGCACGGTGCGGTTGCTGGGCGAGCTGGACGTGCCGACGCTGCGCCCGCACACCGCGCTGCTGGCGGCGCAGCCGGACGCCGACGGGCTGCGCGCGCTGTTCACCACGTGGATCACGCTGCCCGAGCACTACCTGCGGGGGCTGCTGCCGGAACTGCTCGACGCCTGCGTGCGGCACGTGCGCGAGCACGGCGAGTTCGCGCTGGAGTGCCGCACGGTGCTGGAGCTGGGGGAGGCGTACCCGAACGACGCGGGCGTGCTGGCGAGCCTGCTGCTGAACCGGTTGGTGCTGCAGCCGGGCGAGGCGATCTACCTGCCCGCCGGCAACCTGCACGCCTACCTGCAGGGCACCGGGGTGGAGATCCTGGCGAACTCGGACAACATCCTGCGCTGCGGGCTCACCCCGAAGCACGTGGACGTGCCGGAGCTGCTGCGGGTGCTGGACTTCACCTGCGGGGACATGCGGGTGCACAAGGGCGAGTCGCTGGACGGGAACCTCACCGTCTACCAGACGCCCGCCGAGGAGTTCCGGCTGTCCAGGGTGGACTGGTCCCCGGCGAACTCGACCGCGGTGCGGCTGGACTCGGACGGTCCGCAGATCCTGCTGTGCACGAAGGGCGCGTTGCGGCTGACCGCGCAGCGCCCCGGCGCGGAACCGGCCGAGCTGGAGCTGGGGAAGGGCCAGTCGGTGTGGCTGGCGGCCTCGGACCCGGCGGTGCTGGCGAGCCCGGTGTGCCCGGACGGGACGGCGCAGGTGTTCCGCGCGGCCGCGGGCACCTAG
- a CDS encoding metallopeptidase family protein, with translation MVTARGYRRRTLARRDRRGRGLRGPLYPSSVPVARSRSQRFDAIVLEALEPIEQRWHAELTELDVAVDEVPEVQVTAPEKVVWDDDVVVDANVPLARLVPAGVDRRGLPTRARIVLYRRPLEARARDGQDMADLLHDVLIEQVATYLGLDPDVIEGQ, from the coding sequence GTGGTGACCGCACGTGGATATCGGCGCCGGACGCTCGCCCGGCGGGATCGTCGAGGGCGCGGCCTGCGCGGCCCCCTGTACCCGTCGTCGGTCCCGGTCGCGCGCAGCCGTTCGCAGCGGTTCGACGCGATCGTGCTGGAAGCCCTGGAACCGATCGAGCAGCGCTGGCACGCCGAGCTGACCGAGCTCGACGTGGCCGTCGACGAGGTGCCCGAGGTCCAGGTCACCGCCCCCGAGAAGGTCGTCTGGGACGACGACGTGGTGGTGGACGCGAACGTGCCGCTGGCGCGGCTCGTCCCCGCCGGGGTGGACCGCCGCGGGCTGCCGACCCGCGCGCGCATCGTGCTCTACCGCAGGCCGCTGGAGGCCCGCGCCCGCGACGGCCAGGACATGGCCGACCTGCTGCACGACGTGCTCATCGAGCAGGTCGCCACCTACCTGGGCCTCGACCCGGACGTCATCGAAGGCCAGTGA
- a CDS encoding dTMP kinase codes for MGRLIVIEGLDGAGKRTLVDGLTARLLERGRSVAHAAFPRYTADVHAELVAEALHGEHGDLGASVHGMAVLYALDRRGAADDLRADLAAHDVVLLDRYVASNAAYGAARLGQDVDGDFVRWVRELEVERFGLPRPDLQLLLQVPADVAAGRAEHRERTETRRRDRFESDSSLQQRCAELYARLAETGWWSPWLVVDGSARPDHEALAARVLG; via the coding sequence GTGGGGCGGCTGATCGTGATCGAAGGACTGGACGGGGCGGGCAAGCGCACGCTCGTCGACGGGCTCACCGCCCGGCTGCTGGAACGCGGCCGCAGCGTCGCGCACGCCGCCTTCCCCCGCTACACCGCCGACGTGCACGCCGAACTCGTCGCCGAAGCGCTGCACGGCGAGCACGGCGACCTCGGCGCCTCCGTGCACGGGATGGCCGTGCTGTACGCGCTGGACCGGCGCGGCGCCGCCGACGACCTGCGCGCCGACCTCGCCGCGCACGACGTGGTGCTGCTGGACCGCTACGTCGCCTCCAACGCCGCCTACGGCGCCGCCCGGCTGGGCCAGGACGTGGACGGCGACTTCGTGCGCTGGGTGCGGGAGCTGGAGGTGGAGCGCTTCGGGTTGCCGCGCCCCGACCTGCAACTGCTGCTGCAGGTGCCCGCCGACGTGGCCGCCGGGCGCGCCGAGCACCGCGAACGCACCGAGACCCGCCGCCGCGACCGGTTCGAGTCCGACTCCTCGCTGCAGCAGCGCTGCGCCGAGCTCTACGCGCGGCTCGCCGAGACCGGCTGGTGGTCGCCGTGGCTGGTCGTCGACGGCTCCGCGCGGCCCGACCACGAGGCGCTGGCCGCCCGCGTCCTCGGCTGA
- a CDS encoding cation diffusion facilitator family transporter, with the protein MSAGGGTKAILAALAANAGIAVAKFGGFLFTGSSSMLAESVHSVADTSNQGLLLLGQKTSVRRPTAEHPFGYGRDRYFYSFVVALLLFSLGSVFALYEGVHKIQHPEPLTSPLVAVVILLVAIALESYSFTTAIKESRAIKGELSWWQFIRQAKTPELPVVLLEDAGALLGLAFALGGVGLAVLTGNPVFDGVGTVCIGLLLGVIAVILIVETKSLLIGEGASRSVLDEVVGELRGGRVRRVIHIRTQYLGPDELLVAAKIALVPSLDVAEVAAEIDAAEARVRAKVPAVRLIYLEPDLDRGAVSEPAVDPGSVTDSGPSIEPPRD; encoded by the coding sequence GTGTCAGCAGGTGGCGGAACCAAAGCGATCCTGGCGGCGCTGGCCGCGAACGCGGGCATCGCCGTGGCCAAGTTCGGCGGATTCCTGTTCACCGGGTCCTCCTCGATGCTGGCGGAGTCGGTGCACTCGGTGGCCGACACCTCGAACCAGGGCCTGCTGCTGCTCGGGCAGAAGACCTCGGTGCGCAGGCCCACCGCGGAGCACCCGTTCGGCTACGGGCGGGACCGCTACTTCTACTCGTTCGTCGTGGCGCTGCTGCTGTTCAGCCTCGGTTCGGTGTTCGCGCTGTACGAGGGCGTGCACAAGATCCAGCACCCGGAGCCGTTGACCTCGCCGCTCGTGGCGGTGGTGATCCTGCTGGTGGCGATCGCGCTGGAGTCCTACAGCTTCACCACCGCGATCAAGGAGTCCCGCGCCATCAAGGGCGAGCTGAGCTGGTGGCAGTTCATCCGGCAGGCCAAGACCCCGGAGCTGCCGGTGGTGCTGCTGGAGGACGCGGGCGCGCTGCTCGGCCTGGCGTTCGCGCTCGGCGGCGTGGGGCTGGCGGTGCTGACCGGGAACCCGGTGTTCGACGGCGTCGGCACGGTCTGCATCGGCCTGCTGCTCGGCGTGATCGCGGTGATCCTGATCGTCGAGACGAAGAGCCTGCTGATTGGGGAGGGCGCGAGCCGGTCGGTGCTGGACGAGGTCGTCGGCGAGCTGCGCGGTGGCCGGGTGCGGCGCGTCATCCACATCCGCACCCAGTACCTCGGCCCGGACGAGCTGCTCGTCGCCGCGAAGATCGCCCTGGTGCCGTCGCTGGACGTGGCGGAGGTCGCAGCGGAGATCGACGCCGCCGAGGCGCGGGTGCGGGCGAAGGTTCCCGCGGTGCGGCTGATCTACCTCGAACCGGATCTGGACCGCGGAGCGGTCTCGGAACCGGCGGTGGATCCGGGTTCCGTGACGGACTCGGGACCGTCGATCGAGCCGCCTCGGGACTGA
- a CDS encoding Trm112 family protein, with protein sequence MAVALEPTLLEILACPAPDHGALRAEGGTAQDEYLTCTSCGRGYPVRDGIPVLLVDEAVGGPEDPGSTGER encoded by the coding sequence GTGGCCGTGGCCCTGGAACCGACATTGCTGGAGATCCTCGCCTGCCCGGCACCGGATCACGGCGCGCTGCGCGCCGAGGGCGGCACCGCGCAGGACGAGTACTTGACGTGCACTTCGTGCGGCCGCGGCTACCCGGTGCGGGACGGCATCCCGGTGCTGCTGGTCGACGAGGCCGTCGGCGGCCCCGAGGATCCTGGCTCGACCGGGGAGAGGTGA
- a CDS encoding cutinase family protein has product MQIPGPDTRVVELRVHGILGTTGDALTDSVASVDVAGDGVGRIVRPADRLRRPVPGPMLTAGDRTVPRIVEGYVWGGMTSGGWAKASWALMFPFALSNVAHWMLPPPRSGDRVGALLSRLLRALLRVGALLLTMLFVAQLAVVLLDLLAAQCLRPGSPCLDEVPESLRLVPAVRAVPAMLLLGLVVLLMHRLSSVSWQVSGSWRTFGGRTESAEHSARAPLLPGANVVADPDTPALRALHVVGALAVISVLALGGPLTPNPDPRWILAELLLVLSVGGTLLLDDPSGMGSGPVAAVVRGLLSRTARRVVVATAAVLLFAVAVLPGPLNAPLPGSGATVDAITVGLLLTCSAVAALLVPAALLARPGWASVPRELRPWAGGWMAAPVLMLACMLGAGFGAGLALSLRQALGGPERLRLPDAYDDVALFWGSAAVLLLVGGLALGCWMLVRRWLPSGVEDVPEQVALLHAGRQQDQRNAAGSWRTADVQRRYSHHVLLLVAAVLTASTLLAVALRAWGFPRTEWADWLRALGVLALGLLAAGLLRMVQLAAKERTAGRYLGILCDLTLFWPREAHPVVPPCYALKVVPELAARAAEHLAEPDTRVVLVGHSQGSLLAAVATARLLETLPEADRERVGLVTAGSQLQWAYPRAFPGVVPHGSLRDLAGSLNGRWRSLCRGTDPLGGAVTTWNRQVFDGMLIGVGLRPDGTQGPLPPATRGPTGALVLGGDHWLPDPQRGPFSFRRWVPGVLGHTDYSGDPEWDRAVAMAAGLEIPVRGATLPLRTPTAVAQQTADPLGALAEPRRPEPKRTEPERTADGADAELGGDESASVSDLLGWEPDEVAGTGETGAAETSADEEKPSRSALPELTDPRGRAAPWERGNALRAADR; this is encoded by the coding sequence GTGCAGATACCGGGGCCCGACACCCGCGTGGTCGAGCTGCGGGTGCACGGCATCCTCGGGACCACCGGGGACGCGCTCACCGACTCCGTGGCCTCGGTCGACGTGGCGGGCGACGGGGTGGGGCGCATCGTGCGCCCCGCCGACCGGCTGCGCCGTCCCGTGCCCGGCCCGATGCTCACCGCGGGCGATCGCACCGTGCCCCGGATCGTCGAGGGCTACGTGTGGGGCGGCATGACCTCCGGCGGCTGGGCGAAGGCCAGCTGGGCGCTGATGTTCCCGTTCGCGCTGAGCAACGTGGCGCACTGGATGCTGCCGCCGCCCCGGTCCGGCGACCGCGTCGGTGCCCTGCTGTCCCGCCTGCTGCGGGCGCTGCTGCGGGTGGGCGCGCTGCTGCTGACGATGCTGTTCGTCGCGCAGCTGGCCGTGGTGCTGCTGGACCTGCTCGCCGCGCAGTGCCTGCGCCCCGGTTCGCCGTGCCTGGACGAGGTGCCGGAGTCGTTGCGCCTCGTGCCGGCGGTACGTGCGGTACCGGCGATGCTGCTGCTCGGGCTGGTCGTGCTGCTGATGCACCGGCTCTCCAGCGTGTCGTGGCAGGTCTCCGGTTCGTGGCGGACGTTCGGCGGGCGCACCGAGTCCGCCGAGCACTCGGCGCGGGCCCCGCTGCTGCCGGGCGCGAACGTCGTCGCCGATCCGGACACGCCTGCGCTGCGGGCGCTGCACGTGGTGGGGGCGCTGGCCGTGATCTCGGTGCTCGCGCTGGGCGGGCCGCTGACGCCGAACCCCGATCCGCGCTGGATCCTCGCCGAACTGCTGCTGGTGCTGTCGGTGGGCGGCACGCTGCTGCTGGACGATCCGAGCGGGATGGGTTCCGGCCCGGTGGCCGCGGTGGTGCGCGGGCTGCTCAGCCGCACCGCGCGCCGCGTCGTGGTCGCGACCGCCGCGGTGCTGCTGTTCGCGGTGGCGGTGCTGCCGGGGCCGTTGAACGCGCCGCTGCCGGGTTCCGGGGCGACCGTGGACGCGATCACGGTGGGACTGCTGCTGACCTGCTCGGCGGTGGCGGCACTGCTGGTTCCGGCGGCGCTGCTGGCGCGGCCCGGCTGGGCTTCGGTGCCGCGGGAGCTGCGCCCGTGGGCGGGCGGCTGGATGGCGGCGCCGGTGCTGATGCTGGCGTGCATGCTGGGCGCCGGTTTCGGCGCGGGTCTCGCGCTGAGCCTCCGGCAGGCGCTGGGCGGTCCGGAGCGGCTGCGGCTGCCGGACGCCTACGACGACGTGGCGCTGTTCTGGGGCAGCGCGGCGGTGCTGCTGCTGGTCGGCGGCCTCGCGCTGGGGTGCTGGATGCTGGTCCGCCGCTGGTTGCCGAGCGGGGTCGAGGACGTGCCCGAGCAGGTGGCGCTGCTGCACGCGGGCAGGCAGCAGGACCAGCGCAACGCGGCGGGTTCGTGGCGGACCGCGGACGTGCAGCGCCGCTACTCGCACCACGTGCTGCTGCTGGTCGCCGCGGTGCTGACCGCGAGCACGCTGCTGGCGGTGGCCCTGCGGGCGTGGGGTTTCCCGCGCACCGAGTGGGCGGACTGGCTGCGGGCGCTGGGCGTGCTGGCGCTGGGTCTGCTCGCGGCGGGGCTGCTGCGGATGGTGCAGCTGGCGGCGAAGGAGCGGACCGCGGGGCGGTACCTGGGGATCCTGTGCGACCTCACCTTGTTCTGGCCGCGCGAGGCGCACCCGGTGGTGCCGCCGTGCTACGCGCTGAAGGTGGTGCCGGAGCTGGCGGCGCGCGCGGCCGAGCACCTCGCCGAGCCGGACACCCGGGTGGTGCTCGTCGGCCACAGCCAGGGCAGCCTGCTGGCGGCGGTGGCGACCGCGCGGCTGCTGGAGACGCTGCCGGAGGCCGACCGGGAACGGGTCGGACTGGTCACCGCGGGTTCCCAGCTGCAGTGGGCCTATCCGCGGGCGTTCCCGGGGGTGGTGCCGCACGGGTCGCTGCGGGATCTGGCCGGATCGTTGAACGGGCGCTGGCGGTCGCTGTGCCGGGGCACCGATCCGCTGGGCGGCGCGGTGACCACCTGGAACCGGCAGGTCTTCGACGGGATGCTGATCGGCGTCGGGTTGCGGCCGGACGGGACGCAGGGCCCGCTGCCGCCTGCGACGCGGGGGCCGACGGGTGCGCTGGTGCTCGGCGGGGACCACTGGCTGCCGGATCCGCAGCGCGGGCCGTTCTCGTTCCGCCGCTGGGTGCCGGGCGTGCTGGGGCACACGGACTACAGCGGGGACCCGGAGTGGGACCGCGCGGTCGCGATGGCGGCCGGTTTGGAGATCCCGGTGCGGGGTGCCACGTTGCCGCTGCGCACGCCGACCGCGGTGGCGCAGCAGACCGCGGATCCGCTGGGCGCGCTCGCCGAGCCGCGGCGCCCCGAGCCAAAGCGCACCGAGCCGGAGCGCACCGCCGACGGCGCCGACGCCGAGCTCGGCGGGGACGAGTCGGCTTCCGTGTCGGACCTGCTGGGCTGGGAACCGGACGAGGTGGCAGGCACCGGCGAGACCGGGGCTGCCGAGACCTCCGCGGACGAGGAGAAGCCCTCCCGCTCCGCGCTCCCCGAGCTCACCGACCCGCGCGGCCGAGCAGCCCCCTGGGAACGAGGCAACGCCCTCCGAGCCGCGGACCGCTGA
- a CDS encoding winged helix-turn-helix domain-containing protein encodes MTGAHHEGDGRQPLFETGPRLALCALLQGAEWVDFATARDMLGVSDSVLSKHSRALEEAGHLEVRKGSVGRRPRTWFRLTPEGRTAISNHLNWLSGLRAALDGER; translated from the coding sequence GTGACGGGTGCGCACCACGAAGGCGACGGGCGCCAACCCCTCTTCGAGACCGGGCCCAGGCTGGCGCTGTGCGCTCTGCTGCAAGGCGCCGAGTGGGTCGACTTCGCGACCGCCCGGGACATGCTGGGCGTCAGCGACTCCGTCCTGTCCAAGCACAGCCGGGCGCTCGAAGAAGCCGGCCACCTCGAAGTGCGCAAGGGCTCCGTCGGGCGCAGGCCGCGGACCTGGTTCCGGCTCACCCCGGAAGGCAGGACCGCGATCAGCAACCACCTGAACTGGCTCTCCGGCCTCCGGGCGGCTTTGGACGGGGAGCGGTGA
- a CDS encoding Crp/Fnr family transcriptional regulator — translation MALDEDYRSFRDHLSAADWAELLRIGGPFRCAPGAALLNEGEGGDHVFVLTSGLCKVVGARADHGRSLLALRAAGDTIGEQAAIDERPRSASAFAVVECRGQRLRGPEFTAFVRRRGLGTQLTGYLSMKLRSNGSMISELSRSSARSKVAWLLCRLTAGAGQDDFVPLPQRDLADLLGLARSSVAASLADFRALGLLRTEQGGVHVLDPAALLDEIHRSR, via the coding sequence GTGGCGCTCGACGAGGACTACCGCAGCTTTCGCGATCACCTGTCCGCCGCGGACTGGGCCGAGCTGCTGCGCATCGGCGGGCCGTTCCGCTGCGCGCCGGGTGCGGCGCTGCTCAACGAGGGCGAGGGCGGCGATCACGTGTTCGTGCTGACCTCGGGGCTGTGCAAGGTGGTCGGCGCGCGGGCGGACCACGGCCGGTCGCTGCTGGCGCTGCGCGCCGCGGGCGACACCATCGGAGAGCAGGCCGCCATCGACGAGCGACCGCGGTCGGCGAGCGCGTTCGCGGTGGTGGAGTGCCGCGGGCAGCGGCTGCGCGGTCCCGAGTTCACCGCGTTCGTCCGCCGCCGCGGGCTGGGCACCCAGCTGACCGGCTACTTGAGCATGAAGCTGCGGTCGAACGGCAGCATGATCTCGGAGCTGTCCCGCTCGTCGGCCCGGTCGAAGGTGGCGTGGCTGCTGTGCCGGTTGACGGCCGGCGCCGGGCAGGACGACTTCGTGCCGCTGCCGCAACGCGATCTGGCGGACCTGCTGGGACTGGCGCGGAGTTCGGTGGCGGCGAGCCTCGCCGACTTCCGCGCGCTGGGCCTGCTGCGGACCGAGCAGGGCGGGGTGCACGTGCTCGATCCGGCGGCGTTGCTGGACGAGATCCACCGATCCCGATAG
- a CDS encoding phosphomannomutase/phosphoglucomutase, giving the protein MRDLSEIVKAYDIRGVVDEQLDADVVREIGAAFTRLVGGPAVVVGHDMRDSSPGLAAAFAEGVTGQGVDVISIGLASTDMLYFASGTLELPGAMFTASHNPARYNGIKLCRAGAAPVGQDSGLSEIQELVSHGVPEFLGAKGSASERDMLAEYAEFLRGLVDLSGIRPLKVVVDAGNGMAGHTVPKVFDGLPVEVVPMYFELDGDFPNHEANPLDPANLVDLQAKVREVGADAGLAFDGDADRCFVVDENADPVAPSAITALVAVRELAKEPGATVIHNLITSHAVPEIVAERGGKPVRTRVGHSFIKQTMAETGAIFGGEHSAHYYFRDFWKADSGMLAALHVLAALGGQDGALSGLMAEYSRYAASGEINSTVDDQAGRMSAVAETYRERSGARIDELDGLTVELADGSWFNIRPSNTEPLLRLNVEAPDAAAVAALRDEVLAVVRG; this is encoded by the coding sequence GTGCGGGACCTGTCGGAGATCGTCAAGGCGTACGACATCCGCGGGGTGGTGGATGAGCAGCTCGACGCCGACGTCGTTCGGGAGATCGGTGCCGCGTTCACCAGGCTCGTCGGCGGTCCGGCCGTCGTCGTCGGGCACGACATGCGGGACTCCTCGCCGGGGTTGGCCGCCGCGTTCGCCGAGGGCGTCACCGGGCAGGGCGTCGACGTGATCTCCATCGGCTTGGCCAGCACCGACATGCTCTACTTCGCCTCCGGCACGCTGGAGCTGCCGGGCGCCATGTTCACCGCCAGCCACAACCCGGCCCGCTACAACGGCATCAAGCTGTGCCGGGCGGGCGCCGCACCGGTCGGCCAGGACAGCGGGCTGTCGGAGATCCAGGAGCTCGTCTCGCACGGCGTTCCCGAGTTCCTGGGTGCGAAGGGCAGCGCCTCCGAGCGGGACATGCTCGCCGAGTACGCGGAGTTCCTGCGCGGCCTGGTGGACCTGAGCGGGATCCGGCCGCTGAAGGTCGTCGTCGACGCCGGGAACGGCATGGCCGGTCACACGGTGCCGAAGGTGTTCGACGGCCTGCCCGTCGAGGTGGTGCCGATGTACTTCGAGCTGGACGGCGACTTCCCGAACCACGAGGCGAACCCGCTGGACCCGGCGAACCTGGTGGACCTGCAGGCGAAGGTGCGCGAGGTCGGCGCCGACGCCGGGCTGGCCTTCGACGGCGACGCGGACCGCTGCTTCGTGGTGGACGAGAACGCCGACCCGGTGGCGCCGAGCGCGATCACCGCGCTGGTCGCGGTGCGCGAGCTGGCGAAGGAACCGGGCGCGACCGTCATCCACAACCTGATCACCTCGCACGCGGTGCCGGAGATCGTCGCCGAGCGGGGCGGCAAGCCGGTGCGCACCCGCGTCGGGCACTCGTTCATCAAGCAGACCATGGCCGAGACCGGCGCCATCTTCGGCGGCGAGCACTCGGCGCACTACTACTTCCGGGACTTCTGGAAGGCCGACTCCGGCATGCTGGCCGCGCTGCACGTGCTGGCCGCGCTGGGCGGTCAGGACGGCGCGCTGTCCGGGCTGATGGCCGAGTACTCCCGCTACGCCGCCTCCGGCGAGATCAACTCGACGGTGGACGACCAGGCCGGGCGGATGAGCGCCGTGGCCGAAACCTACCGGGAACGTTCCGGTGCTCGAATCGACGAGCTCGACGGGCTTACCGTGGAGCTGGCGGACGGCTCCTGGTTCAACATCCGGCCTTCGAACACCGAGCCGCTGCTGCGGTTGAACGTGGAGGCGCCGGACGCCGCCGCGGTCGCCGCGCTGCGCGACGAGGTGCTCGCCGTGGTGCGGGGCTGA
- a CDS encoding amino acid permease yields the protein MPGTGLWRTKTVEQSIKDTDEPDTKLRKNLGAWDLMVFGVSVVIGAGIFTLAASTAGDVTGPSVSLSFVFAAIACGLAAVCYAEFASTVPVAGSAYTYSYATFGEFIAWIIGWDLILEFAVAAAAVSKGWSSYLQQVLQLIGINGVPTKFELGPLQFDWGALLLIAGLTAVLALGTKLSARVSLVISALKVFVVLLVVVVGLSYINPSNYTPFIPPAESGAEDASKLDQSLLSLLLGGETSSFGVFGLLAGASLVFFAFIGFDVVATTAEETRNPQRDAPRGIFGSLAIVTVLYVAVAVVVTGMVNFKDLATVNGEKATLATAFQLNGVTWAAGVITVGALAGLTTVVMVMFLGQVRILFAMSRDGLLPRGLAKTHEEHGTPVRATLLVGGIVALAAAFFPADKLEEMVNVGTLFAFILVSAGVIILRRSRPDLPRGFRAPLVPLIPILAIIACLWLMLNLTALTWVRFIVWMIAGVVVYFLYSRKHSRLGQQQREVAAGGSV from the coding sequence GTGCCAGGGACCGGGCTGTGGCGAACGAAGACGGTCGAGCAATCGATCAAAGACACCGATGAGCCGGACACGAAGCTCCGAAAGAACCTCGGTGCCTGGGACCTGATGGTCTTCGGCGTCTCGGTCGTCATCGGTGCGGGGATCTTCACGCTCGCCGCCTCCACAGCGGGGGACGTGACCGGCCCGTCGGTATCGCTGTCCTTCGTCTTCGCGGCGATCGCCTGCGGGCTCGCCGCGGTCTGCTACGCGGAGTTCGCCTCGACCGTGCCGGTCGCGGGCAGCGCGTACACGTATTCGTACGCGACGTTCGGCGAGTTCATCGCCTGGATCATCGGCTGGGACCTGATCCTGGAGTTCGCGGTCGCCGCCGCGGCCGTCAGCAAGGGCTGGTCCAGCTACCTGCAGCAGGTGCTGCAGCTCATCGGGATCAACGGGGTCCCGACGAAGTTCGAGCTCGGGCCGCTGCAGTTCGACTGGGGCGCGCTGCTGCTGATCGCCGGGCTCACCGCGGTGCTCGCGCTGGGCACCAAGCTGTCGGCGCGGGTCAGCCTCGTGATCAGCGCCCTCAAGGTGTTCGTGGTGCTGCTGGTCGTCGTGGTCGGGCTGTCCTACATCAACCCGTCCAACTACACGCCGTTCATCCCGCCGGCCGAGTCCGGCGCGGAGGACGCCTCCAAGCTGGACCAGTCGCTGCTGTCGCTGCTGCTGGGCGGTGAGACGAGCAGCTTCGGCGTCTTCGGCCTGCTCGCCGGTGCCTCGCTGGTGTTCTTCGCGTTCATCGGCTTCGACGTCGTCGCCACCACCGCGGAGGAGACCCGCAACCCGCAGCGCGACGCGCCGCGCGGCATCTTCGGCTCGCTGGCCATCGTCACCGTGCTGTACGTGGCCGTCGCCGTCGTGGTGACCGGCATGGTCAACTTCAAGGACCTGGCCACCGTGAACGGTGAGAAGGCCACGCTGGCGACCGCCTTCCAGCTCAACGGCGTCACCTGGGCCGCCGGGGTCATCACGGTCGGCGCGCTCGCCGGCCTCACCACCGTCGTCATGGTCATGTTCCTCGGCCAGGTGCGGATCCTGTTCGCCATGTCCCGCGACGGGCTGCTGCCGCGCGGGCTGGCCAAGACCCACGAGGAGCACGGCACCCCGGTGCGGGCGACGCTGCTCGTCGGCGGCATCGTGGCGCTGGCCGCGGCGTTCTTCCCGGCGGACAAGCTGGAGGAGATGGTCAACGTCGGCACGCTGTTCGCGTTCATCCTGGTGTCCGCCGGCGTGATCATCCTGCGTCGCTCGCGGCCGGACCTGCCGCGCGGTTTCCGGGCGCCGCTGGTGCCGCTGATCCCGATCCTGGCGATCATCGCCTGCCTGTGGCTGATGCTGAACCTGACCGCGCTGACCTGGGTGCGGTTCATCGTCTGGATGATCGCGGGCGTGGTGGTGTACTTCCTGTACAGCCGCAAGCACTCGCGGCTCGGCCAGCAGCAGCGGGAGGTCGCCGCGGGCGGCTCCGTCTGA
- a CDS encoding DUF3499 domain-containing protein, with protein sequence MRSVRRCSRTGCTNPAVATLTYAYADSTAVVGPLATYAEPHSYDLCEEHALRLTVPKGWEVVRYEGEFSLPEGSADDLTALAEAVREAGRSDRPVDPPDFSVGGGRRGHLRALPDPRDD encoded by the coding sequence GTGCGGAGCGTGAGGCGGTGCTCGCGGACCGGGTGTACCAACCCGGCCGTTGCGACGCTTACGTATGCCTATGCGGACTCGACCGCGGTGGTCGGACCGCTCGCCACGTATGCGGAGCCCCACAGCTACGACCTGTGCGAGGAGCACGCGTTGCGGCTGACGGTGCCGAAGGGCTGGGAGGTCGTCCGGTACGAGGGCGAGTTCTCGTTGCCGGAAGGTTCCGCGGACGACCTGACCGCGCTGGCCGAGGCGGTCCGCGAAGCGGGGCGCTCGGACCGGCCGGTGGATCCGCCGGACTTCTCCGTGGGCGGTGGCAGGCGAGGTCACCTGCGGGCGCTGCCCGACCCCCGCGACGATTAG